Genomic DNA from Desulfomonilaceae bacterium:
AGATGTTTGAGTCCATGATAAGATCCCAATATTCAGTCCCGGAAAGGTTTTTTGAATTTAAGGTAGACAAGAAACTCAAGGGTGGAGAAATCCTGGAGATTGATGGAAACAAATTCAAAATAATCCATGTTCCGGGTCACAGCGTTGGAAGCATTGGCCTGTACGACGAATCCAGGAAAATTTTCCTGTCAGGAGATACAATTTACGCTGACGGGGCCATCGGCAGATATGACCTGTTTTCAGCCGATCCGGAGAGCTTGAAGAAATCTCTGGAACTAATTTCGAACTTGAATATCGACATGCTGTTACCGTGCCACAATCGGATCGTAAAAGGCGGCGCGAATCAGATGATCAAGAATACTGTCCAGTATTGGCTTCCAACATTAGGTTGAGATAGATCCAATAGGTCTTCAAATTATGATGGCGGAATTTGTTAGTTACTAAAGGAAATGGAAAATGGGTAAAACTGTAGCGGAAAAGATCATAGAAGGGCGGCTCGTCAAAGGTAAAATGGAGCCGGGATCCGAAATAGCTATAAGAATAGATCATACTCTGACTCAGGACGCCACGGGGACAATGGTCTTCCTTGAATTCATGGCCATGAAGATACCCCGTGTGAAAACCGAACTCTCAGTAAGCTATGTAGATCATAATCTCCTTCAGGCTGATTTCAAAAACGCGGACGATCATCGATTCCTGCGAACAGCGGCGGCCAAATTTGGTGTGATATTCAGCAGGCCGGGCAACGGAGTCTCTCATCAGGTTCATATGGAACGATTCAGCGTTCCTGGGAAGACCTTGTTGGGTTCCGACAGCCACACCACTACAAATGGAGGGATGTCAATGCTGGCCATTGGCGCGGGTGGATTAGACGTTGCCATGGCAATGGCCGGCGAGCCGTTTTTTCTGAATATGCCCAAAATAATCGGTGTGAAACTTTCTGGTCGTTTGCAGCCTTGGGTGTCGGCAAAGGATGTTATTCTTGAACTTCTCAGACGCCAGTCGGTCAAGGGCGGGGTCGGCAAGATTTATGAGTATTGTGGTTCAGGTGTAGAAACCCTGTCGGCTACCGACCGCTCGGTCATAGGAAACATGGGGGCTGAACTGGGGGCAACTACAAGTATTTTCCCCTCGGACGAGAGGACCAAAGAATTCCTGGAAAGCCAGGGAAGAGGGGCTGTCTGGACAGAGATAAAAGCGGACCCTGAGGCTCATTACCATGAAATAATTGAAATGGATCTGTCCCAGATAGAACCCATGATCGCTACTCCCAGTTCCCCGGACAACGTCAAGAAAGTATCTGAAATCGAAGGAATTCCTGTCAACCAGGTGATTGTAGGATCATCAGCCAATTCTTCATTCCGTGATCTGATGATCACCGCCAAAGCTATGGAAGGTAAACATTGTCATCCGGATGTGAGCTTTGAGATCAATCCTGGTAGCAATCAGGCTCTGCTCAATGTGACGACATTCGGTGGTCTCACGAATCTGATAACAGGCGGAGCGAGAATACATCAGTCCGGCTGCCTTGGCTGTATAGGTATGGGGCAGGCGCCCGGAACCGGCAGTGTTTCACTGAGAACCTTTCCGAGAAATTTCCTGGGTCGTAGTGGAAGCTTTCCGGACAGTGTCTATCTCTGCTCACCGGAAACCGCTGTCGCCTCGGCGATTTTCGGAAAAATCACGGATCCAAGAAGGTTGGGAGAATATCCCGAGGTTTCAAATCCAAAGAGTTACGTCATAAACGATGAGAACCTGATTTATCCACCGGATCCCGGAGAACCCGTTGAGTTAATTATGGGACCAAATATCATGCCATTTCCAGAATTTGGACCACTGGAAGAGGATCTTGAAGGACTCGTAGCCCTGAAAGTTAACGACAACATCACGACGGATCACATTATGCCGGCAGGGAGCAAGGTGCTTCCGTTGAGAAGCAACATACCCGCGATCAGTGAATTTGTTTTTAACAACATAGATCCGGATTTCCCGAATCGTTCCAAGGAGTTGGGATCTACGTTTATTGTGGCCGGTGAAAACTACGGCCAAGGCTCCTCTCGGGAACATGCCGCTATTGCCCCTCGGTTCCTTGGGGTAAGAGCAAAATTCGCCAAGAGTTTTGCCCGAATACACAAGGCCAATTTGATAAATTTTGGGATATTGCCCCTGCGGTTTGAAAATCCCGATGACTATGAATTCCTCAAAGCGGGTTGTCGTTTGAAAATCTCCGGGATAAGAAAGAACATAGAAGACGGACTGGAAACACTTGAAGCTGTTGAAACCGAGTCCGGGCGACTAATCATTGTAAAACTGGAAGTCACAGCTCGAGAACGGAAAATTCTGTTGGCGGGGGGCCTGATCAACCTGGCCAGACACTGAAAAGGCGACGGGAAACGCGAAGATTCCTAGCGGGTCGGGCCTTTTTCCTGTTGGGTCTTCTGAAAAATTTCATCAGGTTCCTGATCAGTCATAGGCGTCATTTCTCTCCCGTGATGAACACGTATCCTGTCGGGGTTCAACACGCTGATTAACAATGGGACGGTTCTTCCTGAATCCCAGTGCAACGACATCAATGGAGAGTTATAGGAGTAGGCTCCCTTACCCGCGGCTACCCACGCCTGTTTTGGCTCGCCTTTAAAACTTGCGTGAAAAGTTCCGTCTTTTCTAAACACCAGTTTTATTACGCGGTCATTGGCAGGCTGTTCTTGTCCATCGACAATGCGAGCGGCGAGGACCCAAGTCCCTAACAGTTCTGAAGGAACTTGTGTCGTTGTGCTAGGCGCTTTACGCTCCTGGCACGAACTGAACAGGCCAAGACAAACCAGCAATAATAGCCCAAGGGATAGGATTTTCGTTGTTTTCATAATCTTAAAAATGGTCCCATGCTGGGACAAATAAAAAAAGCGATCCTTGAGTAAAAGATCGCTTTTTTCCACTAAGCTTTTTAGGTCAAAAAGCTATAATTAGTCCTTATCAAAAATTGATCTTAGAACCAGCCGCTTGAAGAGCTGCTCGCAGGATAGTAACCGCTGCTTGAGGAGCTAGCCGGCCAGTAATAGCCACTGCTGCTGCTTGAAGCCGGGGCGCAACAATACGCTACGGTTCCACTGCTGCTTGAAGAGGCAGTCGGCCAATAGCCGCCGCTGCTGCTGCTTGAAGCCGGGGCGCAG
This window encodes:
- a CDS encoding MBL fold metallo-hydrolase, giving the protein MADKVADGILWIAGRDKFMPDSHIYVLGEIGSSDLTIVDCGIVEMGEYKISELEGCGISLDQVKRIIMTHTHLDHIGCLREFLDRGPHLEVWVHEDEARYLERGDDRLVFGNKMFESMIRSQYSVPERFFEFKVDKKLKGGEILEIDGNKFKIIHVPGHSVGSIGLYDESRKIFLSGDTIYADGAIGRYDLFSADPESLKKSLELISNLNIDMLLPCHNRIVKGGANQMIKNTVQYWLPTLG
- a CDS encoding aconitate hydratase, which codes for MGKTVAEKIIEGRLVKGKMEPGSEIAIRIDHTLTQDATGTMVFLEFMAMKIPRVKTELSVSYVDHNLLQADFKNADDHRFLRTAAAKFGVIFSRPGNGVSHQVHMERFSVPGKTLLGSDSHTTTNGGMSMLAIGAGGLDVAMAMAGEPFFLNMPKIIGVKLSGRLQPWVSAKDVILELLRRQSVKGGVGKIYEYCGSGVETLSATDRSVIGNMGAELGATTSIFPSDERTKEFLESQGRGAVWTEIKADPEAHYHEIIEMDLSQIEPMIATPSSPDNVKKVSEIEGIPVNQVIVGSSANSSFRDLMITAKAMEGKHCHPDVSFEINPGSNQALLNVTTFGGLTNLITGGARIHQSGCLGCIGMGQAPGTGSVSLRTFPRNFLGRSGSFPDSVYLCSPETAVASAIFGKITDPRRLGEYPEVSNPKSYVINDENLIYPPDPGEPVELIMGPNIMPFPEFGPLEEDLEGLVALKVNDNITTDHIMPAGSKVLPLRSNIPAISEFVFNNIDPDFPNRSKELGSTFIVAGENYGQGSSREHAAIAPRFLGVRAKFAKSFARIHKANLINFGILPLRFENPDDYEFLKAGCRLKISGIRKNIEDGLETLEAVETESGRLIIVKLEVTARERKILLAGGLINLARH